The Granulicella sp. 5B5 nucleotide sequence ATTAGAGAAGAGCTCAGCCGCATTAGCCATCAGCGCCTTCGCGATCTCGCCGTTCATATGCGCATCGCGGCCCGCTTCATCATCAAAGGTATCGAAGACGCCGTACATGCCGTCCGCAATCTTCACTCCATACCAACTCACCGTCTGCGGCTCGTCGTGGCTCATCACCGCGCCCTGCTTCAGGAATGCCTCCACCGCACTCTCTTTGCCCGGCTTCGCCTTCAACATCACCCAGATTG carries:
- a CDS encoding antibiotic biosynthesis monooxygenase, giving the protein MATKAIWVMLKAKPGKESAVEAFLKQGAVMSHDEPQTVSWYGVKIADGMYGVFDTFDDEAGRDAHMNGEIAKALMANAAELFSNELKIEKMDILADK